One Rhizobiales bacterium GAS188 DNA window includes the following coding sequences:
- a CDS encoding beta-lactamase class A — MITRRRFARVAGLTLVGVGSLGRPGKLLAAGAVPGKLAEEFARLEGKSGGRLGVAMLDTGTGMRAGHRQEERFPMCSTFKLLAAAAVLDRVDAGKESLDRRIRFEAADILSNAPITKDHIGGDGMTIAELCAAAITLSDNTAANLLLASFGGPAGLTAYVRKLGDSTTRLDRNEPSLNTAVPGDPRDTTTPSAMLSTLQALTLGQALSVSSRERLIGWLVANKTGDARLRAGLPKTWRVGDKTGTGALGTTNDVAIAWPPGRAPLLICTYLTGSSANDDGRNAILAAVALAIAAGFS; from the coding sequence ATGATCACCAGGCGTCGATTTGCGAGAGTTGCGGGCCTCACGCTTGTCGGGGTCGGCTCGCTCGGACGACCGGGCAAGCTGCTGGCGGCGGGTGCTGTGCCCGGCAAGCTCGCGGAAGAATTCGCGCGGCTCGAAGGCAAGAGCGGCGGCCGGCTCGGAGTTGCGATGCTCGACACAGGCACGGGCATGCGAGCAGGCCATCGCCAGGAGGAGCGCTTCCCGATGTGCAGCACCTTCAAGCTGCTCGCGGCCGCGGCGGTCCTCGACCGCGTCGACGCCGGCAAGGAGAGCCTCGACAGGCGCATCCGCTTCGAAGCCGCGGATATCCTCAGCAATGCTCCCATCACCAAGGATCATATCGGCGGGGATGGGATGACGATCGCCGAGCTCTGCGCGGCCGCGATCACGCTCAGCGACAACACTGCGGCAAATCTTTTGCTCGCGAGCTTCGGCGGCCCTGCCGGATTGACCGCCTATGTGCGCAAGCTCGGCGACAGCACGACCCGGCTCGACCGCAACGAGCCGTCGCTCAATACGGCCGTGCCCGGCGATCCCCGCGACACGACGACGCCCTCCGCGATGCTCTCCACCCTGCAGGCTCTGACGCTCGGTCAGGCACTTTCGGTCTCGTCGCGCGAGCGATTGATCGGGTGGCTCGTCGCCAACAAGACCGGCGATGCCCGCCTGCGGGCCGGCCTGCCGAAAACCTGGCGCGTCGGGGACAAGACGGGCACCGGAGCGCTTGGCACCACCAACGATGTCGCCATCGCCTGGCCGCCTGGACGGGCGCCTCTCTTGATCTGCACCTATCTGACCGGCAGTTCCGCGAATGACGACGGGCGCAACGCCATCCTGGCTGCGGTGGCGCTAGCGATCGCGGCCGGCTTCTCGTAA
- a CDS encoding Glycosyltransferase involved in cell wall bisynthesis: MNSLAPTRVELSVVIPVFNEAENLGPLVARLSPVLEKETPDWEILFVDDGSRDASMEAIRRLNAGERRVRALSFSRNFGKEVAIAAGLDAAQGNAVIIMDADLQHPPEIISEFVKRWREGYAVVYAQRQGRAYEGPLKRGFTRLFYQIFARLGETQLFEEAGDFQLFDRQAVDALRLLGERARFSKGLYSWIGFKSIGVPFEVGERLHGQSRYNYRKLLHFAWDGIASFTTVPLRIWTYLGFLISLGAIITAIYFTLEALFVGVKTPGFPTLIIAVTLLAGVQLMSLGMIGEYVGRIFAEVKRRPLYIVAERVGLASAPRRVGVPGDSDADS; encoded by the coding sequence ATGAACAGCCTTGCGCCTACCCGTGTCGAGCTCTCCGTCGTCATTCCGGTCTTCAACGAGGCCGAGAATCTGGGGCCGCTCGTGGCGCGCCTGTCTCCCGTCCTCGAAAAGGAGACACCCGATTGGGAGATCCTGTTCGTGGATGACGGCAGCCGCGACGCCAGCATGGAGGCGATCCGGCGGCTCAACGCCGGCGAGAGGCGCGTGCGCGCCCTCTCCTTCTCGCGCAATTTCGGCAAGGAGGTGGCGATCGCGGCTGGCCTCGATGCGGCGCAAGGGAACGCCGTGATCATCATGGACGCCGATCTGCAGCATCCTCCCGAGATCATCAGCGAATTCGTGAAGCGCTGGCGCGAGGGCTATGCGGTCGTCTATGCGCAGCGCCAGGGCCGCGCCTATGAGGGGCCGCTCAAGCGCGGCTTCACCAGGCTGTTCTACCAGATCTTCGCACGGCTCGGCGAAACGCAGCTCTTTGAGGAAGCCGGCGATTTCCAGCTCTTCGACCGCCAGGCCGTCGATGCGCTGCGCCTGTTGGGCGAGCGCGCCCGCTTCTCGAAAGGCCTGTATTCCTGGATCGGCTTCAAATCGATCGGCGTGCCCTTCGAGGTCGGCGAGAGGCTGCATGGGCAGAGCCGCTACAACTACCGCAAGCTCCTGCACTTCGCCTGGGACGGCATCGCCTCCTTCACCACCGTGCCCTTGCGCATCTGGACCTATCTCGGCTTCCTCATCTCGCTCGGCGCCATTATCACCGCCATCTATTTCACGCTCGAGGCCCTGTTCGTCGGGGTCAAGACGCCGGGCTTCCCCACCTTGATCATCGCCGTGACCTTGCTCGCCGGAGTGCAGCTGATGTCGCTCGGCATGATCGGGGAATATGTCGGGCGCATCTTCGCCGAGGTGAAGCGCCGCCCGCTCTATATCGTGGCGGAGCGGGTAGGCCTCGCCTCCGCCCCGCGACGCGTGGGGGTTCCGGGAGACTCTGACGCGGACTCATGA
- a CDS encoding D-alanyl-D-alanine carboxypeptidase: MTSSPRKLRSTRAAPGKAKAASRKAKAAPGKARAAPRKAKAAPRKALAALAFTPTGPGDVVGIPPTNTFNQGLSSASEATMLNLFGVPGVKTDTCSPATGAFKKRIVTRVDVGPFKVSGLDIAVTSLKAVFTEAEEQIPNVIAAVKNDGMLCVRHKRNNPNSFSNHSWGTAIDLFFGDAAVPQGVAKTHRGCQQLAPFFNKHGWYWGAGFSGGSVDSMHFELADETISRAPSGG; this comes from the coding sequence ATGACATCATCACCGAGGAAGTTACGTTCGACCCGAGCAGCGCCGGGCAAGGCCAAGGCAGCGTCGCGCAAGGCCAAGGCCGCGCCAGGCAAGGCAAGAGCAGCGCCACGAAAGGCAAAAGCAGCACCTCGCAAAGCATTGGCGGCGCTGGCGTTTACTCCGACCGGGCCCGGCGATGTTGTCGGTATCCCGCCAACGAACACGTTCAATCAAGGCCTGAGCTCGGCCTCGGAAGCGACGATGCTCAATCTGTTCGGCGTACCAGGTGTGAAGACTGATACCTGCAGTCCCGCGACCGGCGCTTTCAAGAAGCGGATCGTCACTCGCGTGGATGTCGGCCCGTTCAAGGTCAGCGGCCTCGACATCGCCGTCACGTCGTTGAAGGCGGTATTTACGGAAGCCGAAGAGCAAATCCCAAACGTGATTGCTGCGGTCAAAAATGACGGCATGCTTTGCGTTCGCCACAAGCGCAACAATCCCAACTCGTTCTCGAACCACAGCTGGGGCACTGCGATCGATCTGTTCTTCGGAGATGCCGCCGTGCCGCAAGGTGTTGCGAAGACGCATCGCGGTTGCCAGCAACTGGCTCCATTTTTCAACAAGCATGGTTGGTACTGGGGCGCAGGCTTTTCCGGCGGATCAGTTGACAGCATGCACTTCGAGCTCGCCGACGAAACCATCAGCCGCGCTCCGAGCGGTGGCTAG
- a CDS encoding methionyl-tRNA formyltransferase, with the protein MRIVVHGQQAFGKAVLEALLKRGETIVGVYVAPEKEGAKPDPLKEAALAAKLPVFQPASFRKPEVWEEFKALEPDLQVMAFVTLFVPEEFLNIPTHGSIQYHPSLLPKYRGPSAINWPIINGDSETGLSVFWPDNGLDTGDVLLQVKTPIGADDSLGSVYFDRLFSLGVEAMLDAVDLVKAGKAPRLKQDEAQATYEGRCGADNARIDWGKPWRQIHNLIRGCNPAPGAWSEILGGKLQIFEARPLPATSPKGIAGKMGEVVAVEADGFTVVCADGRIKALRVKPQDGGKVGAGEWAKSAGLATGARFG; encoded by the coding sequence ATGCGCATCGTGGTTCACGGCCAGCAGGCTTTCGGCAAGGCGGTGCTCGAGGCGCTACTGAAGCGCGGCGAGACGATCGTCGGGGTGTATGTGGCGCCCGAGAAGGAGGGTGCGAAGCCTGATCCTCTCAAGGAGGCGGCGCTCGCCGCTAAGCTGCCGGTGTTCCAGCCCGCTTCCTTTCGCAAGCCGGAAGTTTGGGAGGAGTTCAAGGCGCTCGAGCCCGATCTCCAGGTGATGGCCTTCGTGACCCTCTTCGTGCCGGAAGAGTTCCTGAACATCCCGACCCATGGCTCGATCCAGTATCATCCTTCGCTCCTGCCGAAATATCGCGGACCGAGCGCCATCAACTGGCCGATCATCAACGGCGACAGCGAGACCGGCCTGTCGGTCTTCTGGCCCGATAACGGGCTCGACACCGGCGATGTGCTCTTGCAGGTGAAGACGCCGATCGGCGCCGACGACTCTCTCGGCTCGGTCTATTTCGACCGCCTGTTTTCGCTGGGCGTCGAGGCGATGCTGGATGCGGTCGACCTCGTCAAGGCCGGCAAGGCTCCGCGGCTGAAGCAGGACGAGGCGCAAGCGACCTATGAGGGCCGCTGCGGCGCCGACAATGCCCGCATCGATTGGGGCAAGCCCTGGCGGCAGATCCACAACCTGATCCGCGGCTGCAATCCGGCACCGGGCGCCTGGTCCGAGATCCTTGGCGGCAAGCTGCAGATCTTCGAGGCGCGGCCGCTGCCGGCGACATCGCCGAAGGGCATCGCCGGCAAGATGGGCGAGGTCGTCGCGGTCGAGGCGGACGGCTTCACGGTCGTCTGCGCCGATGGGCGCATCAAGGCGTTGCGCGTCAAGCCGCAGGATGGCGGCAAGGTCGGGGCGGGCGAATGGGCGAAATCCGCCGGATTGGCGACCGGCGCGCGCTTTGGCTGA
- a CDS encoding glycine hydroxymethyltransferase, whose product MTALMRRDWVADPIEDYVQGIAARTARRETAATDAEIAALIAENRRIHEEDCVNLNPATNVMNPRAEAALASGLGSRPSLGYPGDKYEMGLEAIEKVEVIAAELAAEVFGARFAEIRVASGAMANLYAFMATAKPGDVIIAPPASIGGHITHHAPGAAGLYGLDIHPAPVDAEAYSVDVAKLREQALALRPKLITIGCSLNLFPHPIREIRAIADEVGAKVLFDAAHLSGPIAGRAWQQPLAEGAHLMTMSTYKSLGGPPSGLIVTNDAALAKRLDAIAYPGLTANFDAAKSAALALALLDWKEHGAAYAAKMAATAAALARNLAERGLPVHARERGFTTSHQLAIEAERFGGGQAASKKLRRANILACGIGLPLPEVEGDMNGLRFGTPEIVRWGMTEDDMPELAALIARGLIGNEDETSVAADVTAFRQRFRKLHFIR is encoded by the coding sequence ATGACCGCGCTGATGCGTCGCGACTGGGTCGCCGACCCGATCGAAGATTATGTTCAAGGCATCGCCGCACGCACCGCTCGCCGCGAGACGGCGGCGACCGATGCCGAGATCGCGGCGCTGATCGCCGAGAATCGCCGCATCCATGAGGAGGATTGCGTCAACCTCAACCCAGCGACCAATGTGATGAATCCGAGGGCCGAAGCCGCGCTCGCTTCCGGTCTCGGCTCGCGCCCCTCGCTCGGCTATCCGGGCGACAAATACGAGATGGGGCTCGAAGCGATCGAGAAGGTCGAGGTCATCGCCGCCGAGCTCGCCGCCGAGGTCTTCGGAGCCCGCTTCGCCGAGATCAGGGTGGCGTCCGGCGCCATGGCCAATCTCTACGCCTTCATGGCGACCGCGAAGCCGGGCGACGTCATCATCGCGCCGCCGGCGAGCATCGGCGGCCACATCACCCATCACGCGCCAGGCGCCGCGGGGCTCTACGGGCTCGACATCCACCCGGCGCCGGTCGATGCCGAGGCCTATTCGGTCGATGTGGCGAAGCTGCGTGAGCAGGCGCTGGCGCTGCGGCCAAAACTCATCACCATCGGCTGCAGCCTGAACCTCTTCCCGCACCCCATCCGCGAGATCCGCGCCATCGCCGACGAGGTCGGCGCCAAAGTGCTGTTCGATGCCGCTCATCTCTCCGGGCCGATCGCCGGGCGGGCTTGGCAGCAGCCTCTCGCCGAGGGCGCGCATCTGATGACCATGAGCACCTATAAGAGCCTGGGCGGCCCGCCCTCCGGGCTGATCGTGACCAATGACGCGGCGCTCGCGAAGCGCCTCGACGCCATCGCCTATCCGGGGCTGACCGCCAATTTCGACGCGGCGAAATCAGCCGCGCTGGCTCTCGCTCTGCTCGATTGGAAGGAGCATGGCGCAGCCTATGCGGCCAAGATGGCCGCGACCGCCGCGGCGCTCGCCCGAAACCTCGCCGAGCGCGGCCTGCCGGTGCATGCGCGCGAGCGCGGCTTCACCACCTCGCATCAACTCGCCATCGAGGCCGAGCGTTTCGGCGGCGGCCAGGCCGCCTCGAAGAAGCTGCGTCGCGCCAATATCCTGGCCTGCGGCATCGGCTTGCCCCTCCCCGAGGTCGAAGGCGACATGAACGGCCTGCGCTTCGGCACACCGGAGATCGTGCGTTGGGGGATGACGGAGGACGATATGCCGGAGCTTGCCGCCCTCATCGCCCGGGGCCTGATCGGCAATGAGGATGAGACGAGCGTGGCGGCCGATGTCACGGCCTTTCGCCAAAGGTTCCGCAAGCTCCATTTTATCCGCTGA
- a CDS encoding Xaa-Pro dipeptidase, producing MALHFAPSEFAARLARLQAEMQRQRLDAMFLFAQESMYWLTGYDSFGFCFFQCLVVRADGSLTLLTRSADLRQARQTSLIKDIRIWKDARDADPSVDLKTLASELDLAGKRIGVEYETQGLTHRNGRRLEAAFAGFAQLEEVSTLVPALRAVKSAAEIAYVRQAAELSDKADAAAIALLGAGAEEGDILGAMHDAIFRAGGDYPANEFIIGSGADALLCRYKSGRRELDRNDQLTLEFAGVWRHYHAALMRTHIVGEPHKLHIPYHAAAREALLACEAELRPGRSAGDVFAAHARILDQHGLGAHRLNACGYSLGAKFTPSWMDPPMFYEANDFQLVPGMTMFLHMILMDSDSATAMCLGRTSLIGESASEPVNGKSLDLVTR from the coding sequence ATGGCCTTGCATTTTGCCCCATCCGAATTCGCCGCCAGGCTGGCGCGGCTGCAAGCCGAGATGCAGAGGCAGCGCCTCGACGCCATGTTCCTCTTCGCCCAGGAGAGCATGTATTGGCTCACGGGCTATGACAGTTTCGGCTTCTGCTTCTTCCAATGCCTGGTGGTGCGGGCGGATGGAAGCCTGACCTTGCTGACGCGCTCGGCCGATCTGCGCCAGGCCCGCCAGACATCGCTCATCAAGGATATCCGCATCTGGAAGGATGCGCGCGACGCCGATCCTTCGGTCGATTTGAAGACGCTCGCATCCGAGCTCGACCTTGCGGGCAAGCGCATCGGCGTCGAATACGAAACGCAAGGCCTCACCCATCGCAATGGCAGGCGGCTGGAAGCGGCCTTCGCGGGCTTCGCGCAGCTCGAGGAGGTCTCGACCTTGGTGCCGGCGCTGCGCGCCGTGAAGTCCGCGGCCGAGATCGCTTATGTCAGGCAGGCTGCGGAACTGTCTGACAAGGCGGATGCGGCGGCCATTGCCCTGTTGGGCGCAGGCGCCGAGGAGGGCGACATACTGGGCGCCATGCATGACGCGATCTTCCGCGCCGGCGGCGACTATCCGGCGAACGAGTTCATCATCGGCTCGGGCGCGGACGCCTTGCTGTGCCGCTACAAATCGGGCCGCCGCGAGCTCGACCGCAACGATCAGCTCACCTTGGAATTCGCGGGCGTCTGGCGTCATTATCACGCTGCACTGATGCGCACCCATATCGTGGGCGAGCCGCACAAATTGCACATCCCCTATCACGCGGCGGCGCGCGAGGCGCTTCTCGCCTGCGAGGCGGAGTTGCGGCCGGGCCGCAGCGCCGGCGACGTGTTCGCGGCCCATGCCCGCATCCTCGACCAGCACGGCCTTGGCGCGCATCGGCTGAACGCCTGCGGCTATTCGCTGGGTGCGAAGTTCACGCCCTCCTGGATGGACCCGCCCATGTTCTACGAGGCGAATGACTTCCAGCTCGTTCCCGGCATGACCATGTTCCTGCACATGATCTTGATGGATTCCGACAGCGCGACCGCGATGTGCCTCGGCCGCACCTCGCTGATCGGCGAAAGCGCCAGCGAGCCTGTGAACGGCAAGAGCCTCGACCTCGTCACCCGTTGA
- a CDS encoding Uncharacterized conserved protein, UPF0335 family — MSDAVAPDLLKSFVERIERLEEEKASIAGDVKEVYAEAKSQGFDTKILRKVVAIRKRDAAERREEEEILDLYLQALGMNA; from the coding sequence ATGTCCGATGCCGTCGCCCCCGATCTGCTCAAATCCTTCGTCGAGCGCATCGAGCGGCTTGAAGAAGAGAAGGCGTCCATCGCCGGCGATGTGAAGGAAGTCTACGCCGAGGCGAAGTCGCAAGGCTTCGACACGAAGATCCTGCGCAAGGTCGTGGCGATCCGTAAGCGCGATGCCGCCGAGCGGCGCGAGGAGGAGGAGATCCTCGATCTTTATCTCCAGGCGCTCGGCATGAACGCTTAA
- a CDS encoding phenylalanyl-tRNA synthetase beta subunit, with amino-acid sequence MKLTLSWLKDHIETTAPLDEIVETLTRIGLEVEAVEDKAAALKDFTIARVIEAKPHPNADRLRVCIVDTGKGAPVQVVCGAPNAKTGMMGVFSPPGSYIPGKKITLGKGVIRGVESNGMLVSEAELEISDDHDGIIELPADAPLGASYAAYAGLDDAVIEINLTPNRPDGTSIHGIARDLAAVGIGRLKDDPIAPVPGGFPCPVTVKLDFLKDDARLCPAFALRLVRGVKNGPSPAYMQRRLKAIGLRPINALVDITNYMTFDRGRPLHVFDAAKVKGAITVRHAKAGETLTALDGKSYTFDDTMVVIADGTSVESIGGVMGGEASGCDEGTTDVLIESALWDSLNIASTGRKLGINTDARYRFERGVDPEFCVPGLEMATRLVLEMCGGEASAILLEGAIPDHRRVIDFPLSETKRLTGLDIDDIAALTTLSRLGFAFHSEDRHAKVTAPSWRPDIEGKADLVEEITRIAGLDRVPSTPFAREEATVLKPVLTLLQRRVSQSRRALAARGMVEAVSWSFIAKGEAEHFGGGKPELALANPIASDLSDMRPSLLPGLLKAAQRNADRGRGDVAMFEVGQVFHSDAPEGQSMRACGIRRGLAGNAGIGRHWSGSAQASAFDAKADAFALFEVLGIPLGGVQVVPGGPAWFHPGRSARLQFGPKVQIGAFGELHPRTLEFLDVKGPVIGFEITLDLLPAPKQKPTRVKPKLALSDFQPVRRDFAFVVDKEVAAGDLVRTAQNADRTLVADVVVFDLYEGAGLDPAKKSIGVEVTLQPVEKTLTDAEIEAVSGKIVAEVSRRYGATLRT; translated from the coding sequence ATGAAGCTCACCTTGTCCTGGCTGAAGGACCATATCGAGACCACGGCCCCGCTCGATGAGATCGTCGAGACGTTGACGCGCATCGGGCTCGAGGTCGAGGCGGTCGAGGACAAGGCGGCGGCGCTCAAGGATTTCACCATCGCCCGCGTCATCGAGGCGAAGCCACATCCGAATGCCGACCGTCTGCGCGTCTGCATCGTCGATACGGGCAAGGGCGCGCCGGTGCAGGTCGTCTGCGGCGCCCCCAATGCGAAGACCGGCATGATGGGCGTATTCTCCCCACCCGGGAGCTATATTCCGGGCAAGAAGATCACCCTCGGCAAGGGCGTCATCCGCGGCGTCGAATCGAACGGCATGCTGGTATCGGAGGCCGAGCTCGAGATCTCCGACGACCATGACGGCATCATCGAGCTGCCGGCCGACGCGCCGCTCGGCGCCTCCTACGCCGCCTATGCGGGGCTCGACGACGCAGTGATCGAGATCAACCTGACGCCGAACCGCCCCGACGGCACCTCGATCCACGGCATCGCGCGCGATCTCGCGGCCGTCGGCATCGGCAGGCTGAAGGACGATCCGATCGCACCGGTGCCGGGCGGCTTTCCCTGCCCGGTGACGGTCAAGCTCGATTTTCTGAAGGACGACGCCAGGCTGTGCCCGGCCTTCGCGCTGCGGCTGGTGCGCGGCGTCAAGAACGGCCCGTCGCCCGCCTATATGCAGCGGCGCCTCAAGGCCATCGGGCTGCGTCCGATCAATGCGCTGGTCGACATCACCAACTACATGACCTTCGATCGCGGCCGGCCGCTGCACGTCTTCGATGCGGCGAAGGTCAAGGGAGCGATCACGGTGCGTCACGCCAAAGCCGGCGAGACGCTGACCGCGCTCGACGGCAAGAGCTACACCTTCGACGACACGATGGTGGTGATCGCCGACGGAACGAGCGTCGAATCGATCGGCGGCGTGATGGGCGGAGAGGCGTCGGGCTGCGATGAGGGCACGACCGATGTGCTGATCGAATCGGCGCTCTGGGACTCGCTGAACATCGCATCGACCGGCCGCAAGCTCGGCATCAACACCGATGCGCGCTATCGTTTCGAGCGCGGCGTCGATCCGGAATTCTGCGTGCCGGGGCTCGAGATGGCGACGCGCCTGGTGCTGGAGATGTGCGGCGGGGAGGCCTCCGCGATCTTGCTCGAAGGCGCCATTCCGGACCATCGCCGCGTCATCGATTTTCCCTTGAGCGAGACGAAACGGCTCACCGGCCTCGATATCGACGACATCGCGGCCCTCACCACCTTGTCGCGGCTCGGCTTCGCCTTCCACTCCGAGGATCGGCACGCCAAGGTCACTGCGCCCTCCTGGCGTCCCGATATCGAAGGCAAGGCCGATCTCGTCGAGGAGATCACCCGGATCGCCGGGCTCGACCGTGTGCCATCGACCCCGTTTGCCCGCGAAGAGGCGACGGTGCTGAAGCCGGTGCTGACCTTGCTGCAGCGGCGTGTCTCGCAGTCGCGCCGGGCGCTCGCCGCGCGCGGCATGGTGGAAGCCGTCTCCTGGTCCTTCATCGCCAAGGGCGAGGCCGAACATTTCGGCGGCGGCAAACCGGAGCTTGCGCTCGCCAACCCGATCGCTTCCGATTTGTCCGATATGCGCCCTTCGCTGCTACCGGGCCTGCTCAAGGCGGCGCAGCGCAATGCCGATAGGGGCCGCGGCGACGTCGCCATGTTCGAGGTCGGCCAGGTCTTCCATTCGGATGCGCCCGAAGGGCAGAGCATGCGGGCCTGCGGCATCAGGCGCGGCCTCGCCGGCAACGCCGGCATCGGGCGTCATTGGTCGGGCAGCGCCCAGGCCTCGGCTTTCGACGCCAAGGCCGATGCCTTCGCCCTGTTCGAAGTGCTGGGAATCCCGCTCGGCGGCGTGCAGGTGGTGCCGGGCGGCCCCGCCTGGTTCCATCCGGGCCGCTCGGCCAGGCTGCAATTCGGCCCGAAAGTCCAGATCGGCGCCTTCGGCGAGCTGCATCCGCGGACCCTCGAATTCCTCGATGTGAAGGGCCCGGTCATCGGCTTCGAGATCACGCTCGATCTCCTGCCGGCGCCGAAGCAGAAGCCGACGCGCGTGAAGCCGAAGCTCGCGCTTTCGGACTTCCAGCCGGTGCGGCGCGATTTCGCCTTCGTGGTCGACAAGGAGGTGGCGGCCGGCGATCTCGTCAGGACGGCGCAGAATGCCGATCGCACCCTCGTCGCCGATGTCGTCGTCTTCGACCTCTATGAGGGGGCGGGGCTGGATCCCGCCAAGAAGTCGATCGGCGTCGAGGTCACGCTGCAGCCTGTCGAGAAGACGCTGACCGACGCCGAGATCGAGGCCGTGTCCGGCAAGATCGTCGCCGAGGTCTCGCGCCGCTACGGAGCGACTCTGCGGACTTGA